The Dehalococcoidales bacterium genomic sequence CAGCGGGCTTGACGGACTTTTTACCGACTTTACCCAAAAGTTTGCTACCAGAGAGGCTTCGGAACAAGTGATTAACACAATTGCGCCTCGAATTAACGCATTGGTTGGCGGTTCTGCCGATTTGGCGCCTTCGACCAAAACAACAATTAAAAATGCCAAATCCTTTTCAGCGGAGTGTTACAGCGGACGCAATTTCCATTTTGGTATTCGTGAGCATGCGATGGGGGGAATTGCCAACGGTATGACACTGCACGGAGGGGTAATTCCGTTTGTCTCCACATTCTTGGTTTTTTACGACTATATGCGCGCGGCGGTCAGGCTTTCGGCACTAATGAAACAGGGTGTTATTTATGTTTATACACACGATTCGGTTGCCGTGGGCGAAGACGGGCCGACGCACCAACCCATTGAGCAGTTAGCGGGGCTAAGAACTGTTCCCGAATTAGTAACAATCAGACCGGCCGATGCCAATGAAGTTGTCGAAGCTTGGAAAATCGCTGTTAGCAGTCGAAACAATCCGACGGCTCTTGTTTTTACCCGCCAAAAGCTGCCCGTTATTGATAGAGATAAGACATCCGCAGCATCAAATCTTAAGTTTGGCGGTTATGTGCTGTGGGAATCATCTCCCGCTTTTGAGATAATTTTAATTGCTACCGGTTCCGAGGTGCATGTTGCCCTTGAAGCAGGAGAGCTGCTGGCAGGGCAAGGCGTACATGTCCGCGTTGTCTCTCTGCCCTCTTGGGAGCTTTTTGAGGCTCAATCGGAGGAATATAGGGAATCGGTGCTGCCAAAGAATATTAAAGCCAGGATTTCGATTGAGGCCGGTGTAACCTTCGGATGGGAACGCTATGTCGGAACAGAAGGATTGGCAATCGGAATTAATACTTTTGGCGCTTCGGCTCCGTTCGGTGTTTTATACAAACAACTTGGGTTTACCGCGGAAAGGGTTGTAGCGGACGCGCTTAAACTGCTGGGGAAGTAATTAAAGCCTAACTGTTACAGATATTAACCAGGTGTTTGAAACTTGCCGCCGGGTCCTCTTGGCGGAAGACTGCACTTCCGACGCAAATTGAGCTTACGCCGGTGGAGGCAACGGTTTTGATGTTATCCTCTTTGATTCCGCCGTCAATACTTGCCGATACGTTCGGATATTTTTGGCAAAATTCCCTGATTTTATTAAGCACTTCGGGGATAAATTTACTGCCGTAAAAGCCGGGGATAACCGACATAAATAACACGGAATCCAATTTATCCGTTAGTGGTTCGATTGCTTCAATACTTGTATCGGGATTGATTGCAATGCCTGCTTTTAGACCGGCATTATGAATCATATCGATTATTTTTGAGTGCAAATTTGTAGATTCGTAGTGAAAAATAATCTGCTCGGCGCCGGCTTCGGCAAAATCGGCAATATACGTTTCTGGGTTATTTACCATTAAGTGGGCTTCCCATTTTAGTTTTGTTTTTGTATCAATGATGTCTTTAAAGGTAATACTTTGAGAGGGAACAAATAAACCGTCCATAATATCAATCTGGACAAAATCGGTAAACGTTGCCGAAACGGCAAGCATTTTGTCCAATTCCGCTCGATTGTCGGTTAGTACCGCAGGTACAATTTGAATTAAGTTTTCCATTTTAACACCCTTTAATTTTATTGCTTAGCAGGAATTTCACACAACTCTAAATCCCCCCAAACACCCATCTCATTATCCTTGATAATCACGGCGCCTTTCAACAGCCCGCTGCTTTTAGCATACTCCAATGCTTTGTTAATATCGCCTATTGTTTTAACCATATTGCAAACTGCGGTTGCGGCGGCATCGGCTATTGTTGCCGAATCCGCTACAATTACCGCCGCATCGGCTTTGCCGAAACTAAACGCATGCCCAACCGTACCCGAAGATGTGCAAATTCCGAGCGGGGTATTTTGAGGCATTATTTCGATTCCGTAAACCCCGCTAAGAGGGGAATCTCCGGCATAGATGCCAACGGCTCTCTTTTTTTGGCTGCTTAAAAATATATCGCCGCCGTTTT encodes the following:
- a CDS encoding ribulose-phosphate 3-epimerase; translated protein: MENLIQIVPAVLTDNRAELDKMLAVSATFTDFVQIDIMDGLFVPSQSITFKDIIDTKTKLKWEAHLMVNNPETYIADFAEAGAEQIIFHYESTNLHSKIIDMIHNAGLKAGIAINPDTSIEAIEPLTDKLDSVLFMSVIPGFYGSKFIPEVLNKIREFCQKYPNVSASIDGGIKEDNIKTVASTGVSSICVGSAVFRQEDPAASFKHLVNICNS
- a CDS encoding UPF0280 family protein; the encoded protein is MYQPKTYRDWVQDKDLFSYNIVIKETDLYIRSSADLKAKALNITAKFRKELENHIKLCPEFANSLKPLKSNDSYPQIVRDMIEASAKFDVGPMAAVAGAISDYVGKELLQLTEEVIIENGGDIFLSSQKKRAVGIYAGDSPLSGVYGIEIMPQNTPLGICTSSGTVGHAFSFGKADAAVIVADSATIADAAATAVCNMVKTIGDINKALEYAKSSGLLKGAVIIKDNEMGVWGDLELCEIPAKQ